From Primulina tabacum isolate GXHZ01 chromosome 2, ASM2559414v2, whole genome shotgun sequence, one genomic window encodes:
- the LOC142538013 gene encoding putative purine permease 4 — translation MSIPGQTSLETPPAAAADKEGIQLSPINNEISKVEVESDHAVIIKIQGTVPEARGGTANAHHTLLLLINYACLFVGSVSSSLISKFYFIHKGSSRWVSTWVQSAGFPILMLPICLPYYLFKSSRRRPFSGFTLKIFLLSIIVGVFMGLNNLLFSWGTSYLPVSTSSLVLSSQLAFNLVLSMILVKQKATYTNLNCVLLLTLSSVLVGLGSSHDKPPGLTRSEYLVGFLSTIGAGLLFALYLPVMELIYRKVDCYGMVLEMQLVMELAATVLATVGMGASHGGFSVMKVESTMVFDKGSTAYWLTIASSLIAWQLCFVGTAGMVFLTTSLTGGICMTALLGANIMGGVIVYGDKFGGMKAVSTVLCVWGFCSYLYGMYVKNHKIPSNQSSNDPTK, via the coding sequence ATGTCCATACCCGGCCAAACTTCACTGGAGACAccaccagcagcagcagcagataAAGAAGGAATACAACTATCTCCGATTAATAATGAGATAAGTAAAGTAGAAGTTGAATCAGATCATGCGGTAATAATCAAGATCCAAGGAACAGTGCCTGAAGCACGAGGGGGAACTGCTAATGCCCACCACACTCTTCTGCTACTGATAAATTACGCGTGTCTGTTTGTGGGTTCGGTTTCTTCAAGCCTAATCTCCAAGTTCTATTTCATTCACAAAGGTTCCAGCAGATGGGTCTCAACATGGGTTCAGTCCGCCGGTTTTCCTATCCTGATGCTTCCAATATGTCTCCCTTACTATCTTTTCAAATCTTCTCGTAGGAGACCTTTCTCTGGATTCACTCTGAAGATTTTTCTTCTGTCCATCATTGTGGGTGTCTTTATGGGTCTCAACAACCTTCTCTTTTCTTGGGGGACTTCGTATCTACCCGTGTCTACATCCTCTCTTGTCCTGTCTTCTCAACTGGCTTTCAATCTCGTACTCTCTATGATTTTAGTGAAACAAAAAGCGACCTACACAAACCTCAATTGCGTCCTACTTTTGACTCTTAGCTCGGTGCTTGTAGGCTTGGGTTCCAGTCACGACAAACCCCCTGGTTTGACTCGTTCCGAATACTTGGTGGGATTCCTGTCAACTATAGGTGCAGGATTGCTGTTCGCTTTGTATCTCCCGGTTATGGAGCTAATATACAGGAAGGTGGACTGCTATGGTATGGTGCTGGAGATGCAGCTGGTGATGGAACTGGCGGCGACGGTGTTAGCAACTGTAGGCATGGGCGCGTCGCATGGTGGATTTTCGGTGATGAAGGTTGAGAGCACAATGGTGTTTGATAAAGGTTCCACCGCATACTGGTTGACCATTGCATCGAGCTTGATCGCATGGCAATTATGCTTCGTAGGGACAGCGGGAATGGTGTTCTTGACGACGTCTTTGACGGGAGGGATATGCATGACGGCGCTTCTTGGCGCGAACATCATGGGTGGCGTGATCGTGTACGGGGATAAGTTCGGCGGAATGAAGGCGGTGTCGACAGTGCTGTGCGTTTGGGGTTTCTGCTCCTATCTCTACGGCATGTATGTCAAGAACCACAAAATACCAAGCAATCAATCCAGTAATGATCCGACGAAATAA
- the LOC142537837 gene encoding uncharacterized protein LOC142537837 — translation MASASENNPLQYLHGCSPSGGISKPDSEINYNYCVYDSDIATGYGVGAFLFLMASQVLIMVAAKCFCCGDPLKPGGSRACAVVLFIICWVTFFIAEVCLLAGSVRNAYHTKYRTHFFDNPPSCEIVRKGVFAAGAAFIFFTALISEFFYYSYSRARVSFGPYGGAAGVGMAAYK, via the exons atggcttctgcatctgagaataACCCACTGCAGTATCTGCATGGTTGTTCTCCATCTGGG GGAATATCGAAGCCTGATAGCGAGATCAATTATAACTATTGTGTTTATGACTCGGACATCGCCACCGGATACGGTGTCGGTGCATTTTTATTCCTCATGGCCAGTCAAGTACTTATCATGGTCGCAGCCAAATGCTTCTGCTGCGGAGATCCTCTGAAACCAGGCGGTTCAAGGGCTTGCGCGGTTGTTCTTTTCATCATCTGCTG GGTAACATTTTTCATTGCTGAGGTTTGTTTGTTGGCTGGTTCTGTGAGAAATGCATATCACACCAAATACAGGACCCATTTTTTTGACAACCCGCCTTCCTGCGAGATTGTTCGAAAGGGAGTCTTTGCAGCAGGGGCGGCTTTCATTTTTTTCACGGCATTAATCTCGGAGTTCTTTTACTATAGTTATTCGAGGGCTCGGGTAAGTTTCGGTCCTTATGGAGGTGCAGCAGGAGTTGGCATGGCCGCTTACAAGTGA
- the LOC142535342 gene encoding uncharacterized protein LOC142535342 — MKYVLVTGGVVSGLGKGVTASSIGLILKACGLRVTSIKIDPYLNTDAGTMSPFEHGEVFVLDDGGEVDLDLGNYERFLDIKLTRDNNITTGKIYQSVIEKERRGDYLGQTVQVVPHITDAIQEWIERAAAISVDGKEGPADVCVIELGGTIGDIESMPFMEALGQFSYRVGDGNFCLIHVSLVPVLSVVGEQKTKPTQHSVRGLRSLGLIPHILACRSTLELEGNVKEKLSRFCHVPIDNIITLYDVSNIWHIPLLLRDQKAHEAILKVLNLNGDARKPALEEWTSRASLCDMLREPVRIAMVGKYTGLTDSYLSVLKALLHASVACHRKLCVDWVPASDLENATAEENPDGYQIAWNLLKGADAILVPGGFGDRGVEGKILAAKYARENRIPYLGICLGMQIAVIEFARTVLGLSDANSTEFDPNTQNPCVIFMPEGSKTHMGGTMRLGSRRTYFHGSLSKSAKLYGNERFIDERHRHRYEVNPDMVLQFEDAGLNFAGKDESGCRMEIVELPDHPYFVGVQFHPEFKSRPGKPSALFLGLVAAACGQLDVLLMKGVTKKPWMSNGPTTLKAKLANGSLGGIYSNGNGLHVNY; from the exons ATGAAGTACGTTTTGGTCACGGGAGGAGTTGTGAGCGGTCTTGGGAAAGGGGTCACGGCCAGCAGTATAGGTCTCATCCTCAAGGCCTGTGGACTCCGGGTTACTTCCATCAAAATTG ATCCTTACTTGAATACCGATGCTGGAACCATGTCTCCGTTCGAGCACGGAGAAGTATTTGTCCTTGATGATGGTGGAGAG GTGGACTTGGACCTTGGAAACTATGAACGGTTCTTGGATATAAAATTGACTCGAGATAATAATATAACAACTGGAAAAATATACCAG TCTGTTATTGAGAAGGAAAGAAGGGGAGATTATCTGGGACAAACAGTTCAG GTCGTGCCTCATATAACTGACGCCATTCAAGAATGGATTGAACGTGCGGCAGCAATATCGGTTGATGGAAAAGAAGGTCCTGCAGATGTCTGTGTCATAGAGTTGGGTGGAACTATTG GTGATATTGAATCAATGCCTTTCATGGAGGCTCTTGGACAATTTTCATACCGCGTTG GTGATGGAAATTTTTGCTTGATTCATGTTAGCTTAGTGCCTGTTCTAAGTGTCGTTGGCGAGCAG AAAACCAAGCCAACTCAACATAGTGTCAGGGGATTAAGAAGCTTGGGCCTGATTCCACATATATTGGCATGCCGCAGCACATTG GAACTTGAGGGAAACGTCAAGGAAAAACTTTCCCGTTTTTGCCATGTTCCG ATTGACAACATTATCACGCTCTATGATGTTTCTAATATTTGGCATATACCTTTGCTGTTGCGA GACCAGAAAGCTCATGAGGCAATTTTGAAGGTCTTGAACCTCAATGG TGATGCTAGAAAACCTGCTTTGGAGGAATGGACATCCAGAGCTAGTCTATGTGATATGTTGCGTGAGCCT GTTAGAATTGCCATGGTCGGAAAATACACTGGACTCACAGATTCTTATCTCTCTGTGTTGAAG GCTCTTTTGCATGCTTCTGTTGCCTGCCACAGGAAATTGTGTGTAGATTGGGTACCTGCTAGTGATCTTGAAAATGCAACTGCGGAAGAG AATCCAGATGGTTATCAAATTGCTTGGAATTTGTTGAAG GGGGCTGATGCCATACTAGTTCCTGGAGGGTTTGGTGACAGAGGAGTTGAGGGGAAGATTCTAGCTGCAAAGTATGCTCGTGAAAATAGGATCCCTTATCTTGGGATATGCCTAGGAATGCAAATTGCTGTGATTGAGTTTGCACGAACAGTCCTTGGACTGTCAGATGCGAACAGCACCGAATTTGATCCAAACACTCAAAACCCTTGTGTTATTTTTATGCCTGAG GGTTCGAAAACCCATATGGGAGGTACAATGCGGCTTGGATCAAGGAGGACATACTTTCATGGTTCCTTGAGTAAATCAGCAAAACT ATATGGGAATGAAAGATTCATTGATGAGAGACATAGACATAGATACGAG GTAAATCCTGATATGGTCTTACAATTTGAAGATGCCGGTCTCAATTTTGCTGGCAAAGATGAAAGTGGTTGTCGTATGGAG ATTGTCGAGCTGCCTGATCATCCTTACTTTGTCGGTGTTCAGTTTCACCCTGAATTCAAATCAAGACCAGGGAAGCCCTCTGCTCTTTTCTTAG GATTGGTAGCAGCAGCCTGTGGGCAGCTGGACGTTCTTTTAATGAAAGGTGTGACAAAGAAACCTTGGATGAGCAACGGTCCCACAACATTGAAAGCTAAGTTAGCTAACGGCTCTTTGGGTGGAATTTACAGCAATGGAAATGGTTTGCATGTGAATTACTAG